In Eubalaena glacialis isolate mEubGla1 chromosome 2, mEubGla1.1.hap2.+ XY, whole genome shotgun sequence, a single genomic region encodes these proteins:
- the PCNX4 gene encoding pecanex-like protein 4 isoform X4 codes for MSPDVPLLNDYKQDFFLKRFPQTVLGGPRLKLGYCAPPYIYVNQIILFLMPWVLGGIGTLLYQLGILEDYYTAALSGGLMLFTAFVIQFTSLYARSRSVTVERMLTTDILAEEDEHEFTSCAGAETIKFLIPGKKHTANIVFHSVLAGLVCGLGTWYLLPNRITLLYGSTGGTVLLFVFGWMTLCIGEYSLIVNTATETATFQTQDTYEITPLMRPLYIFFFVSIDLAHRFMVNIPVLEQMNQILHILFIFLPFLWALGTLPPPDALFLWAMEQVLEFGLGGSSMSTHLRLLIMFIISTGTAVTSYFIPSTVGVVLFMTGLGFLLSLNLSEMVFGFKHSVTGHRVGTKSKALPNSSEKQFTWKEYLFYSIVLVLALLETGLLHHFAGFSQISKNSPQAIVGYILMILFIILWILKEIQSVYIFGIFRNPIYPKHAQTVTLFLEKQTKLMKIGVVRRILINLVSPFAMIAFLSLDSSLQGLHSVSVSIGFTRAFRMIWQNTENALLETVIVSAVHLLISNTDIWWNRNLDTGIRLLLVGIMRDRLIQFISKLQFAVTVLLASWTEKKRRKSTTTLCVLNIVFSPFMLVFIVFSTLLSSPLLPLFTLPLFLVGFPRPIQSWPGVVGTTACVCADTVYYYQMVPSLNTALQSAMAAGSLGLLLPGSHYLGRFQDRLIWIMILECGYTYCCINIKGLELQETSCHTAEARRVDEVFEGAFEQEEYARVCSINEHLGNVLTPCTVLPVKLYSDARNVLSGIIDSHDNLKEFKGDLVKVLVWILLQYCSRRSNVQENVHKTENKGKASLIILPALNTSPQTESPEDTDSLNSENLDDWSDDVFGEEPTIKKGKEEKDQLKVLPGINLPIPGSVESQRVGKHSAGTVTENSLYQAVALGYPATDKGKQEAMAYIPLMEFSCSHSHLLSLPEEWISNCLPNSKVKEMSSLFPEDWYHFVLRQLECFHSEENASNVVEEIAKDRILKDFYVHAVMTCYFSLFGVDNMIPSPGHILRVYSGVFPWSLALDWLTEKPELFQLALKAFRYTLKLMIDKASLGPIEDFKELTNCLEEYESDWYIGLVSDEKWKEAILQEKPYLFSLGYDPNMGVYTGRVLTLQELLIQVGKLNAEAVRGQWANLSWELLYATNDDEERYSIQAHPLLLRNLTVQAADPPLGYPIYSSKPLHIHLF; via the exons ATGAGTCCAGATGTGCCTCTGCTGAATGATTACAAACAGGACTTCTTTCTGAAGCGTTTTCCACAGACTGTTCTTGGAGGCCCTCGACTCAAGTTAGGCTATTGTGCCCCTCCTTACATATATGTTAATCAGATTATCCTTTTTTTGATGCCATGGGTTTTGGGTGGAATAGGAACACTTTTGTACCAGTTAGGCATCCTGGAAGACTACTATACAGCAGCACTTTCAGGTGGACTAATGCTTTTCACTGCATTTGTCATCCAATTCACAAGTTTATATGCCAGAAGCAGATCGGTGACAGTGGAAAGAATGCTGACCACAGATATCTTAGCCGAGGAAGATGAGCATGAATTTACAAGTTGTGCTGGTGCTGAGACCATCAAATTTCTAATTCCTGGCAAAAAACATACAGCCAATATCGTTTTTCATTCTGTTCTTGCTGGCTTAGTGTGTGGTCTTGGAACATGGTATTTGCTCCCGAATAGAATAACCCTGCTGTATGGCAGTACAGGAGGCACTGTTCTACTATTTGTCTTTGGATGGATGACATTGTGTATAGGAGAATATTCATTAATTGTAAACACAGCTACAGAGACTGCAACTTTCCAAACCCAGGATACTTATGAAATCACTCCTCTTATGAGacctctttatatttttttctttgtttctatagaTCTTGCACACAG gtTTATGGTAAATATACCAGTTCTAGAACAAATGAATCAGATTTTACacatcttgtttatatttttacccTTTCTGTGGGCACTCGGGACCCTACCCCCACCTGATGCACTTTTCTTATGGGCAATGGAGCAGGTTTTAGAGTTTGGCCTTGGAGGCTCATCTATGTCAACCCACCTAcg GTTGTTAATAATGTTCATCATTTCTACTGGAACAGCCGTAACATCATATTTCATTCCCAGCACTGTTGGTGTGGTTCTTTTCATGACTGGACTTGGATTCTTACTGAGTCTTAACCTAAGTGAGATGGTTTTTGGCTTCAAACACAGTGTGACCGGACACAGAGTTGGAACCAAATCTAAGGCTTTACCCAACAGTTCAGAAAAACAGTTTACTTGGAAGGAATACCTTTTCTACAGCATTGTATTAGTCTTGGCTCTCTTAGAAACTGGTTTGTTGCATCACTTTGCTGGTTTCTCACAGATTTCCAAAAACAGTCCCCAGGCTATTGTTGGCTATATTTTGatgatattatttataatactatGGATACTTAAAGAAATTCAAAGTGTCTATATCTTTGGAATTTTCCGGAACCCTATCTATCCAAAGCATGCGCAGACTGTGACTTTATTCCTAGAGAAGCAAACAAAGCTCATGAAGATTGGTGTTGTCAGACGGATTTTGATAAATCTAG TGTCACCTTTTGCTATGATAGCATTTCTTTCATTGGACAGTTCCTTACAAGGACTCCACTCTGTGTCTGTCTCCATCGGATTCACAAGAGCTTTTAGAATG ATATGGCAGAATACAGAAAATGCTTTATTGGAGACAGTCATTGTATCAGCAGTGCACTTGTTGATCTCCAATACAGACATATGGTGGAACCGAAACCTGGATACAGGAATCAGACTCTTActg GTTGGTATCATGCGTGATCGTCTGATTCAGTTCATCTCTAAATTGCAGTTTGCTGTGACCGTACTCTTGGCATCATGGACAGAGAAAAAACGTAGAAAATCAACCACCACTTTATGTGTACTCAACATTGTCTTCTCTCCATTCATGTTGGTCTTCATAGTTTTTTCTACACTACTCTCTTCTCCCTTACTCCCCCTCTTCACCCTTCCTTTGTTCTTGGTGGGGTTTCCTCGACCTATTCAGAGTTGGCCAGGAGTTGTGGGCACCACAGCCTGTGTGTGTGCAGATACAGTGTACTACTACCAGATGGTCCCGAGTTTGAACACTGCCCTGCAGTCTGCAATGGCAGCTGGAAGTTTAG gTCTCCTCTTACCTGGGTCTCATTACTTGGGCCGTTTTCAGGATCGTTTAATATGGATAATGATTCTAGAATGTGGCTATACTTATTGCTGTATTAACATTAAG GGGTTAGAATTGCAAGAGACCTCCTGTCATACTGCTGAAGCTCGAAGAGTTGACGAAGTTTTTGAAGGTGCCTTTGAACAAGAAGAATATGCAAGAGTATGTTCCATTAATGAACACTTGGGAAATGTCTTGACACCCTGTACTGTTTTGCCTGTGAAACTCTATTCTGATGCCAGGAATGTCCTGTCTGGCATAATTGATTCCCATGACAACTTAAAAGAATTTAAAGGTGACCTTGTTAAAGTACTTGTGTGGATACTTCTTCAGTACTGTTCCAGAAGGTCCAACGTGCAGGAAAATGttcacaaaactgaaaataaagggaAAGCATCTCTAATAATCCTGCCTGCTTTGAATACTTCACCACAAACTGAATCCCCAGAAGACACAGATAGTTTAAATTCAGAAAATTTGGATGACTGGTCGGATGATGTTTTTGGTGAAGAGCCAActatcaaaaaaggaaaagaagaaaaagatcagtTGAAAGTTTTGCCAggtataaatttgcctattccagGATCAGTGGAATCACAGAGGGTTGGTAAACATTCTGCAGGCACAGTTACTGAAAATAGTCTTTACCAAGCAGTTGCACTGGGATACCCTGCTACtgacaaaggaaaacaagaagCCATGGCATACATCCCTCTCATGGAGTTCAGTTGTTCTCATTCTCACTTGTTAAGCTTACCTGAAGAGTGGATATCTAATTGTTTGCCTAATTCCAAAGTGAAGGAGATGAGCTCATTATTTCCAGAAGACTGGTACCACTTTGTTTTAAGGCAGTTGGAATGTTTTCATTCAGAAGAAAATGCCTCAAATGTAGTGGAAGAAATTGCAAaggacagaattttaaaagacttttatgTTCATGCAGTAATGACTTGTTATTTTAGTTTGTTTGGAGTAGACAATATGATTCCTAGTCCTGGTCATATATTGAGAGTCTACAGTGGTGTTTTCCCTTGGTCTCTTGCCTTGGATTGGCTCACAGAAAAGCCAGAACTGTTCCAACTAGCCCTAAAAGCTTTCAG GTATACTCTGAAACTAATGATTGATAAAGCAAGTTTAGGTCCAATAGAAGACTTTAAAGAGCTGACTAACTGCCTTGAAGAATATGAAAGTGACTGGTACATTGGTTTGGTATCTGATGAAAAGTGGAAGGAAGCAATTTTACAAGAAAAACCATACTTGTTTTCTCTGGGGTATGATCCTAATATG
- the PCNX4 gene encoding pecanex-like protein 4 isoform X1: protein MSPDVPLLNDYKQDFFLKRFPQTVLGGPRLKFMVNIPVLEQMNQILHILFIFLPFLWALGTLPPPDALFLWAMEQVLEFGLGGSSMSTHLRLLIMFIISTGTAVTSYFIPSTVGVVLFMTGLGFLLSLNLSEMVFGFKHSVTGHRVGTKSKALPNSSEKQFTWKEYLFYSIVLVLALLETGLLHHFAGFSQISKNSPQAIVGYILMILFIILWILKEIQSVYIFGIFRNPIYPKHAQTVTLFLEKQTKLMKIGVVRRILINLVSPFAMIAFLSLDSSLQGLHSVSVSIGFTRAFRMIWQNTENALLETVIVSAVHLLISNTDIWWNRNLDTGIRLLLVGIMRDRLIQFISKLQFAVTVLLASWTEKKRRKSTTTLCVLNIVFSPFMLVFIVFSTLLSSPLLPLFTLPLFLVGFPRPIQSWPGVVGTTACVCADTVYYYQMVPSLNTALQSAMAAGSLGLLLPGSHYLGRFQDRLIWIMILECGYTYCCINIKGLELQETSCHTAEARRVDEVFEGAFEQEEYARVCSINEHLGNVLTPCTVLPVKLYSDARNVLSGIIDSHDNLKEFKGDLVKVLVWILLQYCSRRSNVQENVHKTENKGKASLIILPALNTSPQTESPEDTDSLNSENLDDWSDDVFGEEPTIKKGKEEKDQLKVLPGINLPIPGSVESQRVGKHSAGTVTENSLYQAVALGYPATDKGKQEAMAYIPLMEFSCSHSHLLSLPEEWISNCLPNSKVKEMSSLFPEDWYHFVLRQLECFHSEENASNVVEEIAKDRILKDFYVHAVMTCYFSLFGVDNMIPSPGHILRVYSGVFPWSLALDWLTEKPELFQLALKAFRYTLKLMIDKASLGPIEDFKELTNCLEEYESDWYIGLVSDEKWKEAILQEKPYLFSLGYDPNMGVYTGRVLTLQELLIQVGKLNAEAVRGQWANLSWELLYATNDDEERYSIQAHPLLLRNLTVQAADPPLGYPIYSSKPLHIHLF from the exons ATGAGTCCAGATGTGCCTCTGCTGAATGATTACAAACAGGACTTCTTTCTGAAGCGTTTTCCACAGACTGTTCTTGGAGGCCCTCGACTCAA gtTTATGGTAAATATACCAGTTCTAGAACAAATGAATCAGATTTTACacatcttgtttatatttttacccTTTCTGTGGGCACTCGGGACCCTACCCCCACCTGATGCACTTTTCTTATGGGCAATGGAGCAGGTTTTAGAGTTTGGCCTTGGAGGCTCATCTATGTCAACCCACCTAcg GTTGTTAATAATGTTCATCATTTCTACTGGAACAGCCGTAACATCATATTTCATTCCCAGCACTGTTGGTGTGGTTCTTTTCATGACTGGACTTGGATTCTTACTGAGTCTTAACCTAAGTGAGATGGTTTTTGGCTTCAAACACAGTGTGACCGGACACAGAGTTGGAACCAAATCTAAGGCTTTACCCAACAGTTCAGAAAAACAGTTTACTTGGAAGGAATACCTTTTCTACAGCATTGTATTAGTCTTGGCTCTCTTAGAAACTGGTTTGTTGCATCACTTTGCTGGTTTCTCACAGATTTCCAAAAACAGTCCCCAGGCTATTGTTGGCTATATTTTGatgatattatttataatactatGGATACTTAAAGAAATTCAAAGTGTCTATATCTTTGGAATTTTCCGGAACCCTATCTATCCAAAGCATGCGCAGACTGTGACTTTATTCCTAGAGAAGCAAACAAAGCTCATGAAGATTGGTGTTGTCAGACGGATTTTGATAAATCTAG TGTCACCTTTTGCTATGATAGCATTTCTTTCATTGGACAGTTCCTTACAAGGACTCCACTCTGTGTCTGTCTCCATCGGATTCACAAGAGCTTTTAGAATG ATATGGCAGAATACAGAAAATGCTTTATTGGAGACAGTCATTGTATCAGCAGTGCACTTGTTGATCTCCAATACAGACATATGGTGGAACCGAAACCTGGATACAGGAATCAGACTCTTActg GTTGGTATCATGCGTGATCGTCTGATTCAGTTCATCTCTAAATTGCAGTTTGCTGTGACCGTACTCTTGGCATCATGGACAGAGAAAAAACGTAGAAAATCAACCACCACTTTATGTGTACTCAACATTGTCTTCTCTCCATTCATGTTGGTCTTCATAGTTTTTTCTACACTACTCTCTTCTCCCTTACTCCCCCTCTTCACCCTTCCTTTGTTCTTGGTGGGGTTTCCTCGACCTATTCAGAGTTGGCCAGGAGTTGTGGGCACCACAGCCTGTGTGTGTGCAGATACAGTGTACTACTACCAGATGGTCCCGAGTTTGAACACTGCCCTGCAGTCTGCAATGGCAGCTGGAAGTTTAG gTCTCCTCTTACCTGGGTCTCATTACTTGGGCCGTTTTCAGGATCGTTTAATATGGATAATGATTCTAGAATGTGGCTATACTTATTGCTGTATTAACATTAAG GGGTTAGAATTGCAAGAGACCTCCTGTCATACTGCTGAAGCTCGAAGAGTTGACGAAGTTTTTGAAGGTGCCTTTGAACAAGAAGAATATGCAAGAGTATGTTCCATTAATGAACACTTGGGAAATGTCTTGACACCCTGTACTGTTTTGCCTGTGAAACTCTATTCTGATGCCAGGAATGTCCTGTCTGGCATAATTGATTCCCATGACAACTTAAAAGAATTTAAAGGTGACCTTGTTAAAGTACTTGTGTGGATACTTCTTCAGTACTGTTCCAGAAGGTCCAACGTGCAGGAAAATGttcacaaaactgaaaataaagggaAAGCATCTCTAATAATCCTGCCTGCTTTGAATACTTCACCACAAACTGAATCCCCAGAAGACACAGATAGTTTAAATTCAGAAAATTTGGATGACTGGTCGGATGATGTTTTTGGTGAAGAGCCAActatcaaaaaaggaaaagaagaaaaagatcagtTGAAAGTTTTGCCAggtataaatttgcctattccagGATCAGTGGAATCACAGAGGGTTGGTAAACATTCTGCAGGCACAGTTACTGAAAATAGTCTTTACCAAGCAGTTGCACTGGGATACCCTGCTACtgacaaaggaaaacaagaagCCATGGCATACATCCCTCTCATGGAGTTCAGTTGTTCTCATTCTCACTTGTTAAGCTTACCTGAAGAGTGGATATCTAATTGTTTGCCTAATTCCAAAGTGAAGGAGATGAGCTCATTATTTCCAGAAGACTGGTACCACTTTGTTTTAAGGCAGTTGGAATGTTTTCATTCAGAAGAAAATGCCTCAAATGTAGTGGAAGAAATTGCAAaggacagaattttaaaagacttttatgTTCATGCAGTAATGACTTGTTATTTTAGTTTGTTTGGAGTAGACAATATGATTCCTAGTCCTGGTCATATATTGAGAGTCTACAGTGGTGTTTTCCCTTGGTCTCTTGCCTTGGATTGGCTCACAGAAAAGCCAGAACTGTTCCAACTAGCCCTAAAAGCTTTCAG GTATACTCTGAAACTAATGATTGATAAAGCAAGTTTAGGTCCAATAGAAGACTTTAAAGAGCTGACTAACTGCCTTGAAGAATATGAAAGTGACTGGTACATTGGTTTGGTATCTGATGAAAAGTGGAAGGAAGCAATTTTACAAGAAAAACCATACTTGTTTTCTCTGGGGTATGATCCTAATATG
- the PCNX4 gene encoding pecanex-like protein 4 isoform X2, which yields MGFGWNRNTFVPVRHPGRLLYSSTFRFMVNIPVLEQMNQILHILFIFLPFLWALGTLPPPDALFLWAMEQVLEFGLGGSSMSTHLRLLIMFIISTGTAVTSYFIPSTVGVVLFMTGLGFLLSLNLSEMVFGFKHSVTGHRVGTKSKALPNSSEKQFTWKEYLFYSIVLVLALLETGLLHHFAGFSQISKNSPQAIVGYILMILFIILWILKEIQSVYIFGIFRNPIYPKHAQTVTLFLEKQTKLMKIGVVRRILINLVSPFAMIAFLSLDSSLQGLHSVSVSIGFTRAFRMIWQNTENALLETVIVSAVHLLISNTDIWWNRNLDTGIRLLLVGIMRDRLIQFISKLQFAVTVLLASWTEKKRRKSTTTLCVLNIVFSPFMLVFIVFSTLLSSPLLPLFTLPLFLVGFPRPIQSWPGVVGTTACVCADTVYYYQMVPSLNTALQSAMAAGSLGLLLPGSHYLGRFQDRLIWIMILECGYTYCCINIKGLELQETSCHTAEARRVDEVFEGAFEQEEYARVCSINEHLGNVLTPCTVLPVKLYSDARNVLSGIIDSHDNLKEFKGDLVKVLVWILLQYCSRRSNVQENVHKTENKGKASLIILPALNTSPQTESPEDTDSLNSENLDDWSDDVFGEEPTIKKGKEEKDQLKVLPGINLPIPGSVESQRVGKHSAGTVTENSLYQAVALGYPATDKGKQEAMAYIPLMEFSCSHSHLLSLPEEWISNCLPNSKVKEMSSLFPEDWYHFVLRQLECFHSEENASNVVEEIAKDRILKDFYVHAVMTCYFSLFGVDNMIPSPGHILRVYSGVFPWSLALDWLTEKPELFQLALKAFRYTLKLMIDKASLGPIEDFKELTNCLEEYESDWYIGLVSDEKWKEAILQEKPYLFSLGYDPNMGVYTGRVLTLQELLIQVGKLNAEAVRGQWANLSWELLYATNDDEERYSIQAHPLLLRNLTVQAADPPLGYPIYSSKPLHIHLF from the exons ATGGGTTTTGGGTGGAATAGGAACACTTTTGTACCAGTTAGGCATCCTGGAAGACTACTATACAGCAGCACTTTCAG gtTTATGGTAAATATACCAGTTCTAGAACAAATGAATCAGATTTTACacatcttgtttatatttttacccTTTCTGTGGGCACTCGGGACCCTACCCCCACCTGATGCACTTTTCTTATGGGCAATGGAGCAGGTTTTAGAGTTTGGCCTTGGAGGCTCATCTATGTCAACCCACCTAcg GTTGTTAATAATGTTCATCATTTCTACTGGAACAGCCGTAACATCATATTTCATTCCCAGCACTGTTGGTGTGGTTCTTTTCATGACTGGACTTGGATTCTTACTGAGTCTTAACCTAAGTGAGATGGTTTTTGGCTTCAAACACAGTGTGACCGGACACAGAGTTGGAACCAAATCTAAGGCTTTACCCAACAGTTCAGAAAAACAGTTTACTTGGAAGGAATACCTTTTCTACAGCATTGTATTAGTCTTGGCTCTCTTAGAAACTGGTTTGTTGCATCACTTTGCTGGTTTCTCACAGATTTCCAAAAACAGTCCCCAGGCTATTGTTGGCTATATTTTGatgatattatttataatactatGGATACTTAAAGAAATTCAAAGTGTCTATATCTTTGGAATTTTCCGGAACCCTATCTATCCAAAGCATGCGCAGACTGTGACTTTATTCCTAGAGAAGCAAACAAAGCTCATGAAGATTGGTGTTGTCAGACGGATTTTGATAAATCTAG TGTCACCTTTTGCTATGATAGCATTTCTTTCATTGGACAGTTCCTTACAAGGACTCCACTCTGTGTCTGTCTCCATCGGATTCACAAGAGCTTTTAGAATG ATATGGCAGAATACAGAAAATGCTTTATTGGAGACAGTCATTGTATCAGCAGTGCACTTGTTGATCTCCAATACAGACATATGGTGGAACCGAAACCTGGATACAGGAATCAGACTCTTActg GTTGGTATCATGCGTGATCGTCTGATTCAGTTCATCTCTAAATTGCAGTTTGCTGTGACCGTACTCTTGGCATCATGGACAGAGAAAAAACGTAGAAAATCAACCACCACTTTATGTGTACTCAACATTGTCTTCTCTCCATTCATGTTGGTCTTCATAGTTTTTTCTACACTACTCTCTTCTCCCTTACTCCCCCTCTTCACCCTTCCTTTGTTCTTGGTGGGGTTTCCTCGACCTATTCAGAGTTGGCCAGGAGTTGTGGGCACCACAGCCTGTGTGTGTGCAGATACAGTGTACTACTACCAGATGGTCCCGAGTTTGAACACTGCCCTGCAGTCTGCAATGGCAGCTGGAAGTTTAG gTCTCCTCTTACCTGGGTCTCATTACTTGGGCCGTTTTCAGGATCGTTTAATATGGATAATGATTCTAGAATGTGGCTATACTTATTGCTGTATTAACATTAAG GGGTTAGAATTGCAAGAGACCTCCTGTCATACTGCTGAAGCTCGAAGAGTTGACGAAGTTTTTGAAGGTGCCTTTGAACAAGAAGAATATGCAAGAGTATGTTCCATTAATGAACACTTGGGAAATGTCTTGACACCCTGTACTGTTTTGCCTGTGAAACTCTATTCTGATGCCAGGAATGTCCTGTCTGGCATAATTGATTCCCATGACAACTTAAAAGAATTTAAAGGTGACCTTGTTAAAGTACTTGTGTGGATACTTCTTCAGTACTGTTCCAGAAGGTCCAACGTGCAGGAAAATGttcacaaaactgaaaataaagggaAAGCATCTCTAATAATCCTGCCTGCTTTGAATACTTCACCACAAACTGAATCCCCAGAAGACACAGATAGTTTAAATTCAGAAAATTTGGATGACTGGTCGGATGATGTTTTTGGTGAAGAGCCAActatcaaaaaaggaaaagaagaaaaagatcagtTGAAAGTTTTGCCAggtataaatttgcctattccagGATCAGTGGAATCACAGAGGGTTGGTAAACATTCTGCAGGCACAGTTACTGAAAATAGTCTTTACCAAGCAGTTGCACTGGGATACCCTGCTACtgacaaaggaaaacaagaagCCATGGCATACATCCCTCTCATGGAGTTCAGTTGTTCTCATTCTCACTTGTTAAGCTTACCTGAAGAGTGGATATCTAATTGTTTGCCTAATTCCAAAGTGAAGGAGATGAGCTCATTATTTCCAGAAGACTGGTACCACTTTGTTTTAAGGCAGTTGGAATGTTTTCATTCAGAAGAAAATGCCTCAAATGTAGTGGAAGAAATTGCAAaggacagaattttaaaagacttttatgTTCATGCAGTAATGACTTGTTATTTTAGTTTGTTTGGAGTAGACAATATGATTCCTAGTCCTGGTCATATATTGAGAGTCTACAGTGGTGTTTTCCCTTGGTCTCTTGCCTTGGATTGGCTCACAGAAAAGCCAGAACTGTTCCAACTAGCCCTAAAAGCTTTCAG GTATACTCTGAAACTAATGATTGATAAAGCAAGTTTAGGTCCAATAGAAGACTTTAAAGAGCTGACTAACTGCCTTGAAGAATATGAAAGTGACTGGTACATTGGTTTGGTATCTGATGAAAAGTGGAAGGAAGCAATTTTACAAGAAAAACCATACTTGTTTTCTCTGGGGTATGATCCTAATATG